A genomic stretch from Hemicordylus capensis ecotype Gifberg chromosome 5, rHemCap1.1.pri, whole genome shotgun sequence includes:
- the CENPM gene encoding centromere protein M, with the protein MSMLTAFGKLPTLNSATILLVGTNEVFQQQLAKTILKEKQDLQINIHVTTSLPLPEERDHIRPRIDLIVFTINMQSKYSFKDVEASLVHVDANFFLGKVCFLATGAGRMNRISVDMNAVWKLADLYCSPVLFCELECENIRIATAQRLLRMLQICAGHVPGISALSFSSLMKSSVDDSSLMA; encoded by the exons ATGTCGATGTTGACAGCATTCGGTAAACTCCCTACGCTTAACTCCGCAACTATTTTG TTGGTGGGAACAAATGAAGTCTTCCAGCAGCAACTAGCGAAGACCATTCTTAAGGAGAAACAAGACTTACAAATAAATAT CCACGTGACAACCTCTCTCCCTTTACCTGAGGAGAGAGATCACATCCGGCCTCGAATTGACCTGATTGTGTTTACAATTAACATGCAAAGCAAATACAG TTTTAAGGATGTTGAAGCTTCCCTAGTACACGTAGATGCCAACTTTTTCCTTGGAAAAGTGTGCTTTCTGGCCACAGGCG CTGGTAGGATGAATCGAATCAGTGTGGACATGAATGCTGTCTGGAAGCTGGCAGACCTTTACTGCAGCCCTGTTTTATTCTGCGAGTTGGAA TGTGAGAACATCAGAATTGCCACAGCTCAGCGGCTGCTCCGGATGCTACAAATATGTGCCGGTCATGTGCCAGGGATTTCTGCCCTCTCCTTCAGTTCCTTAATGAAAAGCTCTGTTGATGACTCCAGCCTCATGGCATAA